One window of the Eucalyptus grandis isolate ANBG69807.140 chromosome 8, ASM1654582v1, whole genome shotgun sequence genome contains the following:
- the LOC104415465 gene encoding uncharacterized protein LOC104415465, translating to MATAATLFLFQPRLPGSGRKSPPCLPGARRVRLGTRAPSFGPESVRGRRGVAGCSARRGDPPAAAPSGSGAEDRRRNPLEVVLSAVARALESLKRPAVAAILLGLLLAYDPNSALAASGGRMGGSSFSSSRSSSSSSSSSRSYTTRAPSPSIPYSAPYYAPSPFGGAYVGPAVGVGVGAGSSFFLIFMGFAAFLLVSGFLSDRSEGGVLTATEKTTVLKLQVGLLGMGRSLQRDLNKIADVADTSSSQGLSYVLTETTLALLRHPDYCISGYSSVDVKRSMEDGEKRFNQLSIEERGKFDEETLVNVNNIRKQSTTSQRSSGFSNEYIVITILVAAEGVHKLPSINGGGDLKEALQKLGSIPSSKILAVEVLWTPQNENDTLSERELLEDYPLLRPL from the exons ATGGCCACCGCCGCgaccctcttcctcttccaGCCCAGGCTCCCCGGGTCCGGCCGCAAGTCGCCGCCTTGCCTCCCCGGCGCCCGCCGCGTCCGCCTCGGCACCCGCGCTCCGAGCTTCGGCCCCGAATCCGTCCGCGGCCGCCGTGGCGTCGCCGGGTGCTCCGCGCGGCGCGGGGACCCGCCCGCCGCGGCCCCGAGCGGCTCGGGCGCGGAGGATCGTCGGCGGAACCCGCTCGAGGTCGTCCTGAGCGCGGTCGCCCGGGCCCTGGAGTCGCTCAAGAGGCCCGCCGTCGCCGCGATCCTGCTCGGCCTGCTGCTCGCCTACGATCCTAACTCCGCATTGGCCGCCTCCGGCGGGAGGATGGGCGGGAGTTCGTTTTCGTCGTCGcgatcgtcgtcgtcgtcgtcgtcgtcttcgaGGAGCTATACGACGAGGGCGCCCAGCCCTAGCATTCCGTACTCGGCTCCGTATTACGCGCCCTCGCCGTTTGGTGGAGCCTACGTGGGGCCGGCGGTCGGGGTCGGAGTGGGCGCGGGGTCGAGCTTCTTCTTGATATTTATGGGCTTCGCCGCGTTCCTTCTGGTCTCGGGCTTTCTCTCGGATCGGTCTGAGGGCGGCGTGCTCACCGCGACGGAGAAAACGACTGTGCTCAAGCTGCAG GTGGGATTGTTGGGCATGGGAAGGTCACTTCAAAGAGATCTTAATAAGATAGCGGATGTTGCAGATACATCCTCATCTCAGGGTCTTAGCTACGTCCTGACTG AGACGACACTTGCTTTACTCCGTCATCCTGATTACTGCATCTCCGGTTATTCATCC GTGGATGTGAAGCGGAGCATGGAGGATGGGGAGAAGCGTTTCAATCAGCTGTCAATTGAAGAGCGAGGGAAATTTGATGAAGAGACACTTGTTAATGTGAACAACATAAGAAAACAAAGTACCACCAGCCAGAGATCTAGTGGATTTAGTAATGAGTACATAGTG ATAACCATTCTAGTGGCTGCTGAAGGAGTCCATAAATTGCCTTCCATTAATGGTGGTGGAGATCTGAAAGAAGCCTTGCAGAAACTTGGGTCCATTCCCTCTAGCAAAATACTA GCAGTTGAGGTGTTGTGGACCcctcaaaatgaaaatgacacaCTGTCAGAGAGGGAGCTTCTCGAAGATTACCCATTACTGAGGCCTTTATAA